In one window of Kitasatospora sp. MMS16-BH015 DNA:
- a CDS encoding aquaporin → MEKRALLSEFFGTLLLVLFAVGAAVLAGTYIGTLGIALAFGFVLLALAYAIGPISGCHVNPAVTLGFLLARRIDGRTAVGYWGAQLLGGIAGGALVLLLAKQVPGLRTSGALGTNGWGDRSAVHIGLGGAFLVEVLLTLMLVYVVLAVTHRLAVTGFDGLPIGLTLAAVHLVGIPLTGTSVNPARSLGPALFAGGPALSQLWLFLVAPMIGGALAAGAHFLTHPQRQVAVPAPQQAVEKVPSQVS, encoded by the coding sequence ATGGAGAAACGTGCCCTGCTCAGTGAGTTCTTCGGCACTCTGCTGCTGGTGCTCTTCGCAGTCGGAGCTGCCGTACTCGCGGGTACGTATATCGGCACTCTCGGGATCGCCCTGGCCTTCGGCTTCGTCCTGCTCGCGCTGGCCTACGCGATCGGACCGATATCCGGCTGTCACGTCAACCCGGCCGTGACCCTCGGCTTCCTGCTGGCCCGCCGCATCGACGGCCGGACGGCCGTCGGCTACTGGGGCGCGCAGCTGCTGGGCGGCATCGCGGGTGGCGCCCTGGTCCTGCTGCTGGCCAAGCAGGTGCCCGGGCTCCGCACCAGCGGTGCTCTCGGCACCAACGGCTGGGGCGACCGGTCGGCCGTGCACATCGGTCTCGGCGGCGCGTTCCTGGTAGAGGTGCTGCTCACGCTGATGCTGGTGTACGTGGTGCTCGCGGTGACCCACCGGCTCGCGGTGACCGGGTTCGACGGCCTGCCGATCGGTCTGACGCTCGCCGCGGTCCACCTGGTCGGCATCCCGCTGACCGGCACCTCGGTCAACCCGGCCCGGAGTCTCGGCCCCGCCCTCTTTGCCGGTGGACCGGCACTCTCCCAGCTCTGGCTCTTCCTGGTAGCCCCCATGATCGGTGGCGCACTGGCCGCAGGCGCGCACTTCCTCACCCACCCGCAGCGCCAGGTGGCCGTGCCGGCTCCGCAGCAGGCGGTGGAGAAGGTGCCCAGCCAGGTCTCCTGA
- a CDS encoding serine protease, translating to MRHEAAVVPIRLSRAGLRLWVPLLISAALAPAALAGGPAAALQGAADADITQYPDQVSIRYRGSHVCGGSLIDPRHVLAPASCLDVMAATALTVRTGSGLLDAARTSEGDGEPGVEERISRAEIHPGYDPATRVGDLAVLTLAAPVPFGPTRQAADLPEQGSDPAPGTTAMVAGWGATAPWSAARSPVLRAAAVRIVERSACQSTGATDLGTEWLCASAPGESACRGDDGDPLTVGGTLIGLATLPPAAPGTEEPTAGRCRTDSSPDVYVNIGAYSDWIRSAAGQ from the coding sequence ATGAGGCACGAAGCAGCCGTCGTCCCGATCAGGCTCTCCCGGGCCGGGCTCCGTCTGTGGGTCCCCCTCCTGATCTCCGCCGCGCTGGCTCCCGCCGCCCTGGCCGGCGGCCCCGCCGCAGCCCTCCAAGGGGCGGCGGACGCCGACATCACGCAGTACCCGGATCAGGTGTCTATCCGCTACCGGGGCTCGCACGTGTGCGGCGGCAGCCTGATCGACCCGCGCCACGTGTTGGCTCCCGCATCCTGCCTGGACGTGATGGCCGCGACGGCGCTCACGGTGCGCACCGGCTCCGGTCTGCTCGACGCCGCCCGGACGAGCGAGGGCGACGGTGAGCCGGGAGTGGAGGAGCGGATCAGTCGGGCGGAGATCCACCCGGGCTACGATCCCGCCACCCGCGTCGGCGACCTGGCCGTCCTCACCCTCGCCGCACCCGTGCCGTTCGGGCCGACCCGCCAGGCCGCAGACCTGCCCGAGCAGGGCAGCGACCCGGCGCCCGGCACCACCGCGATGGTCGCGGGCTGGGGCGCCACCGCTCCGTGGTCCGCCGCCCGCTCGCCCGTCCTACGGGCCGCCGCGGTCCGGATCGTCGAGAGGTCCGCCTGCCAGAGCACTGGCGCGACGGACCTCGGGACGGAGTGGCTCTGTGCCTCGGCGCCGGGCGAGAGCGCCTGCCGCGGCGACGACGGTGATCCGCTGACGGTGGGCGGCACCCTGATCGGCCTGGCGACGCTCCCGCCGGCGGCCCCGGGCACCGAGGAGCCGACGGCGGGCCGCTGCCGCACCGACTCCTCCCCCGACGTCTACGTCAACATCGGTGCCTACAGCGACTGGATCAGATCCGCCGCCGGGCAGTGA
- a CDS encoding SsgA family sporulation/cell division regulator yields MVLHMEAVVGETSRIPVLGRLRFSSREPYSVFLDNHIDLPRPVTWVLSRELLSEGLHTPVGQGDVSVFPDRPEQAQVLYLILRGLDVAAVLRLPAADVRRFLNMANRIVPKGREGEHLDLDGLLALLLRPEPPV; encoded by the coding sequence GTGGTCCTGCACATGGAGGCGGTGGTCGGCGAGACAAGCCGGATCCCGGTGCTCGGTCGGCTGCGGTTCAGCAGTCGGGAGCCGTACAGCGTCTTCCTGGACAATCACATCGACCTGCCCCGGCCGGTGACCTGGGTGCTCTCCCGCGAGCTGTTGTCCGAGGGGCTGCACACCCCCGTCGGCCAAGGCGATGTATCGGTCTTTCCCGACCGGCCCGAGCAGGCGCAGGTGCTCTACCTGATCCTCCGCGGCCTGGACGTCGCTGCGGTGCTGCGCCTCCCGGCGGCCGACGTCCGGCGGTTCCTGAACATGGCGAACCGGATCGTGCCGAAGGGGCGCGAGGGCGAGCACCTGGATCTGGACGGGCTGCTGGCCCTGCTGCTGCGCCCCGAGCCGCCGGTCTAG